A segment of the Cervus elaphus chromosome 24, mCerEla1.1, whole genome shotgun sequence genome:
GATTGAAAGGGATTTGTAATCCTTTATTTAAAGGCTGCCTGGTTGCAGAAGCCTGCCATAGTCCTgtggatgttgttgtttagtcgctaagttgtgtccaactcttgcaacccctgggctgcagccttccaggctcctctttccatgggatttcccaagcaagaatactggagtggattgccatttccttctccaggggatcttccggacccaggaataaaactgaagtttcctgccttggcaggcggattctttaccactgaaccatcagggaagcgcGTTCCTGTGGATAGGTGTGGATGAGAGACACCAACCCTAATTTGACTCAAGggaaaacatttttactttcacaGTTCAACATGGAGTACAGTGCCAGCTGACTGCCTCAGGCATAGATGTCAATGGCAGGAGCTGCTGAGCTACTGTTCTATTTTGTCCCCTGGTGGTGGTGAGCCCTCAACTGGGCAGACTGGGGCCAGCAAAGCCCTTAGTCAGGCTCAGTCCTGCCCCTGGAGCTGGTCTGGATTTCCCATCACCGCTGCTGGAAGTTACACCAAATCTACTTGAAGCTTGAGAGTAAGAAGCAGAGAGGTCTTGGCTGTTGAGAGGAAACAGGTCAGAGAGGGGAGATGTGAAGTTATAACTCAGTTCCCAAAAGGCAGGATCTGTTTAGATGAGAGTCCAAGGAACCATTATGCTGAGGAAGGAGCCAGCATTTATGGGCTGTCCCCACTGCCTATAAGCGAAGGGAAGGGGAGAAGCTAGGgccagcactttttaaaaaagtatttacttATCTGGCTGCCACAGGTCTTAGTTGAGCACACAGGAtcacttgcagcatgtgggatctggttccctgaccagggatggaacttgggccTCCTGCAATGGGAggacggagtcttagccactggatcagtAGGGAAGTGCCAGGAGCTATTCTGTAGCAGATGCAACGTGTTGCTCCCTTGCTGAGATGGCCCGTTCTGACACCCACCTAGTATTTTTTCCAACCCTAACGCCGCCATCTACAGTTTTCCCGAGGCATGAGGTGGTCACTGTATTCCGGGCAAGGTAGTCTTTCATGGGACATCAGGCATGTCACTGCGCTTGGAGGGACACCGACGGGGATTGCCTTCTATGAGGCAGCTATCGAGAGTCTCCTCTCAATTCCTAGACAGACGAGGGCTGCGCGGGACAAGAGCCGCCGGGCCTCTGATGACGCACTACCGGCCGCGCCGCTGTTCTTCCGGCCTCGGCAGGTGACTCTAACCCCTGGGTCTCCGTGTACCTCACGGACAGTGGTCGCTGCTCTGTGGGGAGCCCCCGGACATCACGGTGAGCGGGCGGGACCCAGGGGAAGGGAAAGACAGACACCGCACGCCTCCCGGCAGTGGCGGCGGCCCTGGTTTCTGTGGGAAACCCGCCCGGGCCTCGTTCTCCCCGAATTACTGCGTACCGGGGCGGCCCCGAGCTCCTGGCGGCCCATCCCCGCTTGCAGCTTCAGCACTGATCTcaccagggcctggcacacagaacaCGCCTAAGAAGATGATGgcgtgaatgagtgaatgatgaTTGAGTAACAGATAAATTACCGAGACCTAGGACCCGAGTTCGGAAACGAAATCCTGGGGGCCAGAGTTCTCCGCTTGGGTACCAGCGGTTTCCCTCAACAGTCCTGCAgctcaaactttaaaaatttgcaGGTACTTAAAAGGAGAAAGCAAATAGTGTGGAACGCACTAGCGAGAGAGTTTGGAGACCTGAGCTGTAATTCCCTGGGATACCGAGCCGGTTTCTTGATCTCTAATGTTGAACGGTCACTGCCTTCTTTTCTCTACAAAGCTCAGTGGACAGTATGTACGCGATAGCACGCATGGAAACGTTTATGTCTAACAACAGAAGTTTACTATCCATTACTTGCCAAATATTACCTAGAATTTAGAGGCGGGACTACAAGAGTGAGTGACCTCGGAGCCTTGCCAAGTGGGAAGTCGCTTCCCAGTTCAGtactggaaaatatatatatgagcaGATCTGTGATAATATTTTAAACCGCGTTTATTTGGCACTTAACGGGTACCAGGCACTGTTTGAAACAGTTGTGCATTTATTTAGCCTTCACAAGATCTAATTTTTAATGAGGAAATCGAGGTCTGTAAGAGAATAGATGACTGCTATTAAGTGACCCAACGCTGCAGAAAATGTAGGTCCAGTGTGCTGCTGCAGCCTGGAGGAATACTTTACTTGGGGCCAACAAGCAAATCAGGAAGGGCTTCACAAAACAGTACATTTAAGTGTGGTCTTATGTAAGGAATTGTGGTTTCAGTTCTTGAAAAACACCTGGCTTCCCAGAATCCTTCAGCCGTTTCTAGAAGAGTAGCAAAGTGGCAGCAGGATGAAACCTTACAAGACATGAGGAGGATGCTAGGTTCCTGTAAATTTTAGCAAGATGAagttggatatatgtatacatatatatatatatatatatttccgcCAAATCTGGATTAAATTTGATCCTTTTAGCATCTTAAAATCATGAACAGATATTTCACATTATCTTATTTGTGTAAGCATTCCATTCTGGCTAACTTAGAAGCCAGATGTCAGCAAACTGTGACCCATGGGCTAAATTTTGGTCTACCACctgtttttgttaaaaaaaaaaaaattgttgaaacaAACAAGCTTActtgtttacatattgtctagTTCTGTTTTCAAACTGCAAAGGCAATGCTTGCTAACTTTTGATGTAGACAAACAGCTTGGATgatccacaactagagagtagataTGACAGACTTGTCCTTCTCAAATGTGATATTTCCGGACTCCTGCTGAGTGCTTGCTGTGTGGCATATATCTTTATAAATGCTTTATATGAATTAACTCATTTAGTCAAGGGTTTCACAGAGCGTTGGAGCTGGAAGGACTTGGAATATTACCTGATTTGTCACCTTTTTCAGATAAATAGCCTGTTCACATGGGCTATGGCAGAGTAAAGTTTCTTGAGTTTCAGTACAGCTTGCTTTGCCACTTTGATCTTATTCTGAATGGGAAACCTATACCATATCCATTAGatgtggcatttttaaaaaaaagggtttttttgggggggaggtagtttttaaaattctgagccAGATCTTTCACTTTAAGatgtttttctgattataaaagtaattcaTGTTTATTGCAGGAAAAATGAAATATGTAGAAGAATATAAAGGACAAAATAAAGTAACCCATTAAATGACCTAGAGATCAGTTGTTGACACTTTGGAGGGTCTTCCACTGCccttttttatgtgtgtgttttgtgtatatatgtgtagttGATAATAGTTTCTGTTTACTGAATGCTTACTTTAGTACtggtatatatgtgcatattttttgtttttagtgtgtTGTAGTCTCCTATTTTAACATATTGTATTCTCGTGAGTATTCTTTGAAAACATGAGTCTTAATAATTTCATAATCTGTCATATTGAGACACTATCAATTTTTACTTGcctgtattttcttaaaattatagtAACAATGTGATCCTTGCACATAAGTCTCTGTGCTCATCTCTGattatattttttcacttttttctgtgataacagttatttatttatttctacagGAAAACTTTCAAGCATTACAAAAGGAAAGGCCTTAAGACAACAAAAGTTTCAGagttttctggtggtccagtggttaagactttgtgctcccaatccaggggccaaaggttcaatcccttgttagtgaagatcctgcatgccacatggcgcagcaagaaaaaagaaaaaagtgtaccATAATCTTATTCCTCAGAGATGATAGTGGCTAACAAATTCATAGATATTCTGAGagatttaagttatttatttatttaggccatgATGTGCAGCTTGTgtgaccttagttccccaactagggattgagcCAGGCCCTCAGtggtgaaagtgcagagtcctaaccactggaccacaagagaaTTCCTTaagttagctttttaaaaataaggcagAATATAAATAATTGAGGAAATATgggaaatagagggggaaaatcATTCATAATTCATATCCCCATGGTGatgattaattttcctttttggtcttatttatatgcatattttaacatACATATATGATGCTACATTTGTATCTGAAATTATGACATACTGATAAATTTGAGGATCTTCTGAGATACATTGTAGGTGACTGAGAATTTTGTTCTGAGTTCCTGTACCTACAAAATGGTGATCCTGGTGTCCCAATTGCCACTCAGCATACAACTTTAAGACCTAATATATGTAACTAGATTatctctagaaagatggtaccagtttatattcccaccagttGTGTGTGAGAGGCTCTTTCCCTGACCTTTGCCAGTTTTTGAGTTTTAGCATTAAAGAGAAAGTTTTCAATTTGATATAAAAATCAgttcttcattctttcagttCTCATTTGTTTGATTACCATGGAGGTGAAGCTTTGTTTTGATATGTTTATTGGCTTTTTGTTAATTCTTGGAGTATTTGTTATACTGCCCATTTTTCTGTcagttcatcttttttctttacacATTAATAAGAAGGTTTTTATTTATCAGGTCAATCTACTTTTTTGatgtataaatgtaaaaaatacattttttaacccTTTACTCAGTTTAGATTTATTTTGGTATGTGGTATGAAATAGGAGTCTCACTAAGTGTTTTTTCCAGATAGTTAAACAATCTCAGCATAATTTGGGAGAAATCAATTGTTTATGATTAGAAATGCCaatttttatcatatattatattattttacatatttctctTAGGGGATTAGAGTTTATAAAGTCAAAAGCCAGAGTTTAACTTCCTTGTAAATATGTAAACTCACTGTTAAGGTTTCCTAGttatactccttttttttttttgagctgtgcCACACAGTACGCAgagtcttagttcccccaccagggaccgaacccccactccctgcattggaagggcagagtcttaaccgctgaactgctggggagatcccctagcTATATAGTCTTGGTGATTTTATCTGTTACCCTCAGAATTTCAATTACTCTCTTTATGACAAAAATTCTAAATACAAGTTTTCAGCCCATACCTCTCTCCTCTATTCCATATATGTATGCCTGATATTTCAAACTGAATGTATCTTTTTCCTCCCAAACCAGTGTTCCCACTCTCATTAAAGGTTACTGTCATCACTCAAGCTTCAAACCAGCAAATTATCATTAACTTTTTCTCCTTACATTCTCTCTAATATTCATCTTGTCCTGTTGTTTTTTCTCTTAGTCAGCCCAGTCCCCTTACTGGATTGCTGAAACAACCTCTCAGGGGTCCTCCAGCCTTCACCTTGCCTCCTACCTTTCACCCCTGTACACACTTCTTCTCTTGTACTATGGACAAAAGGATGTGTGTATGTAATAGCAGATCTAATCATGTCACAtctttttttcaaaccttttccggTCCTTTTTGTGGCTTTCTGCTCAGTTTAGTGTTAATTCCTTAAAATGACTTGCAGGATTGTATTTGCTTGCCTCAGGCTTCATGGCTTATTTCTAGTGTTTCGTACTTTGGCCTTGTTAGATCTCGTTCATTCTTCTGAAGCATGGGGCTtgattccttttatatattccatttcatttctcttgataTCTTCTTTTCCCTCTGCCCATCTAATCCTTACTTGTCTCTTCTTCAGTGAGGCTTTCTTTCCCAGGTTAGATTAGGTCCCCTCTGCTCTACATTTCCACAGTGCCCagtatttctgcttttttaattcCCTTATTTGTAACTACTGGTGTAATTTCTTTATTGAGCTGTGGTGTAAGCTCTGGGTGAGCagggtcgtgtctgactttttctccACTGTCTAGCTCTGATTATACCCAGACCCCACTCTACCTCATGAATAGTAGGATTCTGTAGTGGGTCCACTTTATGTCCCTTTATGGAAGAGGATTGGGAAATCCTACCTAGAATCCTCCTAAACTTCTAAAACTCAACACTGAGGCACAGACCTTGATGAGAAGGTCATAGAGCTGGTCTTATTAATTAATTCACCAGACATCCTATTCTTTCATGTTTTCTGAGGTCTTGATTATGATAAACCATctctctgccttctgtctttcttgAGATGTTTCAAGTTTTACTTCTCACTGCAGGCTTATATGGAGAGACATTTTTTGATGAACAGTTACAATTCTGACTTTCCAAAAACCAGAAACTCTCTACTATTTTTACAACTCTTTGTGAGTCAAAAATTATTTcacagagtgttttttttttttaactgcagccTGCAGTCTTATATTGAGCTGTGCCTGAAGAAAAATTTTTTCACTGATAAGATACCTTGAAGAAAGGACAATCAGCgtatctctgctgctgctactgctaagtcacttcagtcgtgtccgactctgtgcgaacccatccctgggattctccaggcaagaacactggagtgggttgccatttccttctccaattaataaaagtgaaaagtgaaagtgaagtcgctcagtcatgtctgactcttcgcgaccccatggactgcagcctatcaggctcctctgtccatgggattttccaggcaagagtactggaatggggtgccattgccttctctgcagtgTATCTCTAGGTTGTATCAAATAGAAATCACTAACTACTATCCAGCTCCTTGACATATAGGGGAGGTGGGTGGATCAGACATAATACATTAGCCTTGCTATGAGGCCATTTCCCCCCATGTAACTTTTGATTATATTAATTgccttttctttagattattgTATAATGGAAAGAGTGGATTCATTGACATGGATATTCccattcttatttttatctttataaataaCATTCTGATGTATTTATCAAGTGCTTGAGTATTTCCTAATATGTTAGTCTGTCTGGCTGTCACTTGAACAGCTGACAGATGGAGTTTGTGAATCCAGAAAGCTGGAAGCCATCCCTAACACTTGGTGAGGCAGGCACATTGCTATCCTGACAGGTTTTGTGTGAGTTATCATATAGTATCCTCAGACAACAGCTGTTTCTCATATTTCTGTTTACTGGGAAAGTGAtatcccttcccccacctttttttCCTCTATGAGCAGGGCTCCACTTTTCCAGCCTTGAAGTGTTTTACAATCAAAGCAAAGAGAAGATTTGTGGATGTTGAATATGCAAGGAGctgaagagagagagattggaaGAGAGATTTGTCCAGGTGAGTGAGCAAGTGTTCACCAGTGGAAGAAATAGGAGGGCTCTGAACATTTTACAAGAGAAACTGAATGAAGCTCAGAAGAGAAAATTGCCCTCTCTTTTGGGATGTTGGGATGAATGTGAGTGAGCATCTTTTGGGGCTCGCTTTTCCCTGGTACTCATTTGATCTCATTTCCACTATTTGGCTCGTTTACATTCTCCCACCGTTTTGCCCTAATCTTGGTCTgttatttgtttgtctttttccttttatctccCTTGTCTCTGATTGCCTCACTTCCTTGGTTTCTGCAGCTGCCCATTTCTCATTAATGATGATCACCTTACCCTGGTGCAGATCTCTTCCACCGCTTATAACTCTGAATTACATGCTCACTTGCTCTTATTGACCCTTACTCATAGGCCAGTATTGAGACCTGTCAAAATGAAGTCCCTGTAAGTTAAGGGACTTCCACTCTGCCCTACACAAGAGACATTCACTGTGATGGTTTTTTTCAGGTTGGATGAACAAGCCTGCTCCAGAGCAGGATGGCACTGATATTGAGTTGCCAGGGGTAACCTCAAAGAGATCCCGAGAGGATGAATACCAGGATTCTACATTTGAAGAAAAACATATATGTGAGAACATGAAGGAAAACCCTCCCAGAGAGGCTCCTGGACCACGCTTTTTCCGAGAAGGTTTTGGAGCAATAACTTTTATCCATAAGGAAGCACCTCCAGAAATGATTAGCCAAGAATATCATTTTGAGAGAAGCTTGCTTTTGACCTCAAGTCTTGTTACACATCTCAGGGTTTCTACAGAAGAGAGCCTACATAAATGGGAGACAAGTAGCATACACACCAATGAGGTTTCAGGCCAAAGTAAATATTTGACCCTCTCTACACAGAAAAAATCTTGGAAATGTGGTGAATGTGGAAAAACCTTTACTCAGCGCTCATCCTTTACCCAGCATCAGAGAACTCATACAAGACCCTACACATGTGAGGAATGTGGGAAAACTTTTAGTCGTAGCTCATTCCTTATTCGACATcaaagaattcacactggagTGAAGCCATATGAGTGTGAGCAGTGTGGGAAAACATTTAGATGTCGATCATTTCTTACTCAGCATCAGAGaatccacactggagagaaaccatataaatgtaatgaatgtgggaaTTCCTTCCGCAATCATTCACATCTCactgaacaccagagaactcatactggagagaagccttacaAATGCAATAGGTGTGGGAAGGCCTTCAGTCAGAACACACACCTCATtcatcatcagagaattcacactggtgAGAAACCTTATTTATGCAATGAATGTGGCTCTTCTTTTCGCAAACACTCAAATCTTACacaacatcagagaattcacactggggAAAAACCGTAtaaatgtgatgagtgtgggaAAACTTTCCATACAAAGGCAAACCTCTCTcagcatcagagaattcatactggagagaaaccctataaatgtaaggaatgtgggaaagccttttgTCAGAGCCCATCCCTTAttaaacaccagcgaattcatactggagaaaaaccatataaatgtaaggaatgtggcaaAGCTTTTGCTCAGAGCACCCCACTCACtaaacatcagagaattcatacaggAGAAAGACCCTACAAATGCAGCGAATGTGGTAAAGCTTTCATTCAGAGCATTTGCCTTATTCGGCATCAGAGAAGTCACACTGGAGAAAAACCCTATAAATGCAATGAATGTGGAAAGGGCTTTAACCAGAATACCTGCCTCACTCAGCATatgagaattcatactggagagaagccctataaatgtcaagaatgtgggaaagcctttgcTCACAACACATCTCTTACTGAACATCACAGAACTCACACTGGTGAGAAGCTCTATAAATGTAGTGAGTGTGAGAAAACCTTCCGCAAGTATGCACACCTTAGTGAACATTACAGGATTCACACTGGTGAGAAGCCTTATGAGTGTGTcgaatgtggaaaattcttcagacaTAGTTCAGTCCTTTTCAGACATCAGAAACTTCACAGTGCTGAATAAATCTGGCATTCATGAGATGGTTTCTTTAGGGAGAGTGCTAGGAATCTGGCCCAGGGGAGAGGCACAGGAAGAGTTCCTAGAGGGAAGGATAAAGGAGCCTTAGACACCACACTCAGAAGAATATTTTCAGAAATGGAGGTGGGAGTTTGGAGAATGCAGAGCCTACTCCAGGTGGGCATCTGGGAATACAGGCTAGGAAGGAAGTTCCTACTTTTCAGAGAAATCTTGGCTCCTTGCCATTCCTTTCCCTAGGGCACTCTTAATAGCTGGAGGTGCCATTTATTAAGCCAACACTGTGTTTTCCTTATTACACTCCTGCCTTAGCTCCTCGACTTGTCACCTGTGTTCACTGCTCACTAGGCTGGGTTGCTTTTCCAAACTGATGCTCAATGTGAAAGTGGCAGCTGTTCTGAGGTGGTGCTGAGTagcctccaaatgactgaggtggcTACTGTGGGAAGGCTGCCCATCTGTGGACCTGGTCCCACGAAGGGgagacagaaacaaacaaaaacagaatccttattcatttatttattcaacaaatattgggaTATATGGCAAGAACTGGGCTGATTGCTGCAGGAATGGTGAAGAAGGCTTTTCATCAGGGTGAGGGAGATCTTTCCCAATCCTTTAAAACTGGAGGGTCACTTGGGGCTAAGAAGGAAATAAGTCAAAACTTTTCTCAAATGCTCTCAGTTTGTGGGAAGGAAGTCAGATCTGCTTAGAGGGTCACAGAGAGGAAGACCTACCTTCTATACCTGTAGAATTATTGGCTTACCCAGAGAGGAAATGGTTTTTGCTGGGTTACCAGTGGTAAGAGGCCTCAGAGCAGGAAGTCTACCTGTGACTGAGCAAGCCACCCACATATTCCTGACCAGGACTAGGGCATAGTCCTGTCCCTTATCAGTTTGGCTGGTCGACTAGTACACAGGGAGGAGGGGGTAGGAGCCCACTAGGATCAGCTTGGGACTTGGTTTGTTAGCCCTTAGGGTGAGAAAGCATTTGTGATAAAGGAAGGCAGCCCCTTTCAGGTTGGCTGCGCTTGGGCATTGGTGAACCAGTCCTTAAGAGAGAGAGCTTCAGTGATGAAGTCACTGTATTGGAGAAGGCTAGGTTTTGTGTAATCACGGCATTGgaggtttgttttttgctttgttttgactGTGCCACTTGGCACAAGGAATCTGAGTTTCCTGACCAAGATTGAGCCCGTGCCCATTGcagcagaagcatggagtcttaaccactggaccaccagggaagtcccggcaCTGGAGATTATAACCATAGATTCATGAGAGTtggatgtttgtttttattgggaCTTTCTTATTCCAGGATGTTTATCATTCTTTGTGAACTAGAGCTATCTAGGGAACCACTTCTCATGGGATGCATTTGGAAAGAATTCTAAAGAGAATTACCTCTTTTTCAACTCTGAAAATCAAGATAGCATGGTTTGCCATGACtgatggcattttattttttgagtgaaAAGAAGGGCATGTTTCCCCTTCTCCATTCTCTTTCTTGTTCTTAACTGCTACCTAGAGAATCAGCTGTGGAAGATTATATGAGGATAGCCTTTGACTGGCATTTGAAATAGTTTTCTATGCTCTGAAGttgatatagtttttaaaaatatgaccatTAAACACAACTAAAGTAAGTTAATTCTGGATTGGTTATTTGGAACtcagcattgatttttttttttttccagagcaaCTGTCTTACAAGCATTAGTTTGAGCTATTAACTGCCAATAATGGGAATGTGACAGAAATAACGTAATTTTCCCT
Coding sequences within it:
- the ZNF502 gene encoding zinc finger protein 502, with protein sequence MLNMQGAEEREIGREICPGWMNKPAPEQDGTDIELPGVTSKRSREDEYQDSTFEEKHICENMKENPPREAPGPRFFREGFGAITFIHKEAPPEMISQEYHFERSLLLTSSLVTHLRVSTEESLHKWETSSIHTNEVSGQSKYLTLSTQKKSWKCGECGKTFTQRSSFTQHQRTHTRPYTCEECGKTFSRSSFLIRHQRIHTGVKPYECEQCGKTFRCRSFLTQHQRIHTGEKPYKCNECGNSFRNHSHLTEHQRTHTGEKPYKCNRCGKAFSQNTHLIHHQRIHTGEKPYLCNECGSSFRKHSNLTQHQRIHTGEKPYKCDECGKTFHTKANLSQHQRIHTGEKPYKCKECGKAFCQSPSLIKHQRIHTGEKPYKCKECGKAFAQSTPLTKHQRIHTGERPYKCSECGKAFIQSICLIRHQRSHTGEKPYKCNECGKGFNQNTCLTQHMRIHTGEKPYKCQECGKAFAHNTSLTEHHRTHTGEKLYKCSECEKTFRKYAHLSEHYRIHTGEKPYECVECGKFFRHSSVLFRHQKLHSAE